In Legionella lytica, one genomic interval encodes:
- the lapA gene encoding aminopeptidase LapA: protein MRFNQWMGFIVAGSMLAGTQVAAASVPVHEQLQVSQCLAAKITTAYDVLAENKQFRIIDVPSADVESLSHLADKEHCGRFVNVSQRIAGNSLAAKQLAAKNVLAKNALHAPIKEKTTYEIKHQDAVNAALQNVVADNIWQTLAHLTSYHNRSATKDTGVDAAKWLKAKFEAMATEYGRTDVTTYFVSTGYYKQPSLVTVIGKDIKAPGIVIGAHMDTLDGRMPGAGDDGSGSSSIMEMARVLLSSNTTFKRPIYIIWYAAEERGLVGSQHVVEHFQDHAIPVKAAIQFDMTGYRVDPKDPTMWVFTDYTDKGLSNFVAKLIDTYVKVPVDYSRCGYGCSDHASWTEIGVPAAFPCESNFDDHNPYIHSSSDTMALLSLEHMTNFSKLAVAFAIELASE, encoded by the coding sequence ATGCGTTTTAATCAATGGATGGGCTTTATTGTTGCTGGTTCAATGTTAGCGGGCACCCAAGTTGCTGCTGCTAGTGTTCCTGTACATGAGCAATTGCAAGTATCTCAATGTCTTGCTGCAAAAATAACTACTGCATATGATGTTTTGGCAGAAAACAAACAATTTCGAATTATAGATGTTCCAAGTGCTGATGTTGAGTCACTCAGTCATTTGGCCGATAAGGAGCATTGTGGTCGTTTTGTGAATGTGAGTCAGCGCATAGCAGGTAATTCACTGGCTGCAAAACAGCTCGCGGCTAAAAATGTTTTGGCAAAAAACGCGTTGCATGCACCCATAAAAGAAAAAACCACGTATGAAATTAAGCATCAAGATGCAGTAAATGCTGCTTTGCAAAATGTGGTTGCCGATAATATTTGGCAAACTTTGGCTCATTTAACTTCATACCATAATCGTTCAGCCACCAAAGATACTGGTGTTGATGCGGCAAAATGGTTAAAAGCTAAATTTGAAGCAATGGCAACTGAATATGGGCGTACTGATGTAACAACCTATTTTGTTTCTACAGGCTACTATAAACAACCTTCTTTAGTGACCGTTATTGGTAAAGACATTAAAGCGCCAGGTATTGTTATTGGTGCTCATATGGATACGTTAGATGGTCGTATGCCAGGGGCTGGTGATGATGGTAGTGGTTCTTCAAGTATCATGGAAATGGCTCGCGTTCTGTTATCGTCTAATACTACGTTTAAACGTCCTATCTATATTATTTGGTACGCTGCTGAAGAGCGTGGCTTGGTTGGTTCTCAGCATGTGGTCGAGCATTTCCAAGATCATGCAATTCCAGTTAAAGCGGCGATTCAATTTGATATGACTGGTTATCGTGTTGATCCTAAAGATCCAACTATGTGGGTATTTACGGATTACACTGATAAAGGTCTCAGTAATTTTGTAGCGAAGTTAATTGATACCTATGTTAAGGTTCCTGTTGATTATTCTCGTTGTGGCTATGGTTGTAGTGATCATGCCTCATGGACAGAGATCGGTGTTCCAGCAGCATTCCCATGTGAATCAAACTTCGATGATCATAACCCTTACATTCATAGCTCTTCAGATACTATGGCACTTTTGAGCTTAGAGCATATGACCAATTTCAGTAAATTAGCAGTCGCTTTTGCTATTGAATTAGCATCTGAGTAA
- a CDS encoding group-specific protein, with protein sequence MSKLAIKAGLFFAMLWGFWGSTNLFAATHRLTPPWELLQNQLSAALEADPCVHVESLTGQGLDMEINVMVCDDKKALALAAFLNKRHEFGDYLAVTVNVYAPNLLPVNALLPDDLEAKAKLLSRALVGNKYFIKTGMGTGPMAQLVAYAIFQPVVIQYYSDDISDWYSNTNDVAAKVFSDVFNLHPFDDTAVQIFPTTAPISKNINK encoded by the coding sequence ATGAGCAAGTTAGCAATTAAGGCAGGATTATTTTTCGCGATGCTTTGGGGCTTTTGGGGGAGTACTAACTTATTTGCTGCAACTCATAGGTTAACGCCACCTTGGGAATTATTACAAAACCAATTAAGCGCTGCTTTGGAGGCTGACCCATGCGTGCACGTGGAGTCCTTAACTGGCCAAGGGCTGGATATGGAAATTAACGTGATGGTCTGTGATGATAAGAAAGCATTAGCACTTGCCGCCTTTCTGAATAAGCGTCATGAGTTTGGTGATTATTTGGCGGTCACGGTGAATGTTTATGCACCGAATTTATTGCCAGTAAATGCGCTACTTCCTGATGATCTTGAAGCTAAGGCAAAACTGTTAAGCCGGGCTTTGGTGGGGAATAAATATTTTATAAAAACAGGAATGGGGACTGGTCCAATGGCTCAGCTTGTAGCCTATGCAATTTTTCAGCCCGTTGTCATTCAGTATTATTCTGATGATATTAGCGATTGGTATTCCAACACGAATGACGTTGCGGCAAAAGTCTTTAGCGACGTGTTTAACTTGCATCCTTTTGATGACACTGCAGTACAAATATTCCCTACGACTGCGCCTATATCGAAGAATATAAATAAATAG